Genomic DNA from Amycolatopsis alba DSM 44262:
CTGCGGCGGACCAGGCGGCGCGCGCTGGTCGTCCTGCTGACCGGGCTGGACGCGGCGCCGCTGGAGGAAGGCCTGTTCCCGGTGCTGGCCAAGCTGACGTCGCGGCACCAGCTGATGATCGCCTCGGTGGCGGACCCGCGGGTCGCCGAGATGGCGGCGGGGCGCGGCGACGCGGAGGCCGTCTACGACGCGGCCGCGGCCGAGCGGGTGCTGGCCGAACGGCGCCAGGTCACCGCGCGGCTGGCGCGGCACGGGGTCGAGGTCGTCGACGCCGTCCCCGAGGACCTGCCGCCGCGGCTGGCCGACCGCTATCTCGCGTTGAAGGCGGCCGGACGGCTGTGAGTGCCGCGAGCCGGCTCTCTGGTGAACTGATCATCGTTCGACCGGCCGGTCAGCCCGCTTCCGGACGGGAGTCTCCGGCGTAGCGCCAGTCGACGTCGCCCACTTCGCCCGCTTTCGCGGCCCGGCGCCCGACAACGAACACATAGAGCAGGAACGCGACCTCGGCGACCACGCCGATGCCGATCCTCGCCCAGGTCGGCAGGCCCGACGGCGTCACGAAACCCTCGATCACGCCGGAGATCAGCAGGACCACGGTCAGCCCCAGCGCCATCACCACGACCGAGCGCCCCTGCTCGCCGAGCGCCGCCGTCCGGGAACGGCGTCCCGGATCGATGACCGTCCAGCCGAGCTTCAGCCCCGTCCCGGCCGCGACGAACACCGCGGTCAGCTCCAGCAGGCCGTGCGGCAGGATCAGGCCGAAGAACACGTCGAGCCGCCCGGCCGAGGACATCAGCGCCGCGCCGATCGCGAGGTTCAGCGAGTTCGCCCAGAGCGCGTAGATCACCGGGACCCCCAGCACGACGCCGAGGAACAGGCAGGTCGCGGCCACCCACGCGTTGTTGGTCCAGACACGCGCGGCGAAGGAACCCGCGGGATCGGACGAGTAGTACGTCTCGTACTTGCCACCCGGCGCTGTCAGGTCCTTGAACTCCTCGGGCGAGGCCAGCGACGCGAGCACCTGCGGGTCACCGGCGATCCACACCGCCGCGACCGCCATCACCACGATGGACGCCGCCGCCGACGCCAGCCACCAGCGCCTGCTCAGGTACAGCGCCGCGGGGAATCGCCGGGTGAAGAACAGCCCGACCTCACGCCAGGCGGGGCTGTGCGAACCGGTGACGGCCGAGCGGGCCTTCGCGACCAGCCCGGACAGGTGCGCGACGAGCACCGGGTCGGGCGCGACCGACCGGATGATCGAAAGGTGCGTCGCGACCCGCTGGTACAGCGTCACCAGCTCGTCGGCGTCCGGCCCGCTGAGTTTCCCGGCGCGGCCGACGAGGTCACGCAGCCGGTTCCATTCGGCCTGGTGCGCGGCGACGAACACGTCCACGTCCAACTCGGAGCCCTCCCGGCGATCGTCCTTGGTCGCCCAGCCTATTCGTCACTACGCTTGCCGGGTGGAACAAGAGTCCGATCTCGTCACCGGCGAGGCCGTCGTCCTGGACGTGCGCGCGGCGAAGCTGGCCAGCCGCGGGCTCGCCATGATGATCGACGTCGTCCTTCAGCTGATCTCGCTGTTCGTCGCGGTGCTGGTCCTGAGCCAGGTCGCCGCGTTCGGTGACGAGGCGCTGGCGCTGACCCTGTTCCTGGTGACCCTCGTGCTGATCATGGTCGGCTATCCGGTGATCTTCGAGACGCTGAGCCGCGGCCGCACCCTCGGGAAGATGGCGCTCGGCCTGCGCGTGGTCCGCACCGACGGCGGCCCGGTCCGGTTCCGGCACGCGCTGGTCCGCGGGCTCGCCGGGTTCTTCATCGACTTCTGGGCGCTGGGCCTGCTCGGCGTCGTGGCGGTGGTCACGTCGCTGCTGTCGCCCAACGGCCGCCGCGTCGGCGACTACCTCGCAGGCACCCTGGTGATCCGGGAACGCATGCCCGCCGCCCGGACGCCGTACGTCGGGATGCCGCCGCAGCTGGCGTACTGGGCTTCGCAGCTGGACCTGACCCGGCTGCCGAACGACCTCGCGCTCGCCGTCCGCCAGTACCTGAGCCGCACGAGCGAGCTCCGCCCGGAAGCGGCGGAAGCCCTCGGGTACGGGCTCGCGCAGCAGGTCGCGGCGACGGTCGGGGCGCCGGTGCCGCCGGGGGTGCCGGCGTGGGCGTACCTGTCGGCGGTGCTGGCGGAGCGACGGCGGCGGGATCAGGCGAAGCTGCAGTCCGCCGTTCAGTACGCTCCGCCCGCCGCTGTCCCCGGTGCGCACTACGCGCCGCCCGCGCAGCCGTATCCGCAGCCGCCCGCTCCCGCGCCGGTCACCCAGCCTCCGCCGGAACCCGAAAACCCCTTCGCCCCACCAGGCTGACCCGCATTCCGTGAAGGACTCCTTGAGGGACTCAGAGTCCCTCAAGGAGTCCTTCACGGACTTGCGGCACCCAACCCAAGGGCCTCAGGAGACGTCGGAGGGCTTCGCCGCCCAGGTGTTGCACTCGAACATCCGGTTCTTCTGCGCGCCGTGCTGCCACCACGAGATCGCGTGCGCGTCGGTGCCGTGGTCGCGCGGGCCGCCGTTGTGGTCGCCGCGGTCCTGCGAGCCCCACGCGTCCCGGTACATCGCCTGGTCGACCGAGCCACCGCGGCCCACTGTCGAGCCGAGGAACGTCCCGGACAGGCATTGCGCCGAAAGTTCGTTCCGCCGGGACATCTCCAGGCCCGCCGCCGAGTCGGTGCCCGCGTCGTATCGCGCGTCCCAATAGGCCTGCGAGATACCGGAAAGCGCCTGGATGTGATGCGCGTACTCGTGGGCGAAGACCGCCAGGTAGACCCCTGGCCGGTTGCCGTACTGGTCGGGCTGAAGGCCTTCGTACGGCATGTACAGCGTCTCGTTCTGCGAGCAATAGAACGCCGCCACCGTGCCGCCGCTGGCGTCACCGCACGGGCTCGACCAGTTCTTGCCGGACGGGTACTTCACGGTCGGGACCCGGAACGGCAGGTTGGTGTAGCTCATGACCTGCTGCCAGACGCTGTCCAGGCAGGGACGCGCGCTTTCGAAGAACGCGGCCGACGCGTTCGGGTTGGTCGCCCAGCGCGAGAGGTTGCACGCCTGGTTCGGCAGGCCGACCTTGGAATCCAGCCACAGCGGGTTGTCGGCCAGTTTGTGCTGCGGTTGCGGACCGGACGGCGCCCGGCTGGCCGAGGTCTCCCGTGTCGAGCCCGCCGACGTCTCCCGCGAGGCGGTCGAATCGCGCGAACGGGTGCTCGTCGTCGACGTGTCGCCTGCCGTTGTCGTCGTCGTGTAGTCCGAAGAGGACGACGACGTCGGGCTCGTCGGATAGCTCGAGTATCCGGCGTCCGCGACATGAGTCGGGCGGCTGTTCGCGATGGCGAGCACCATGACCAGCCCGCCCATCAGCGCCATCACGGCCACGATCGCGACGGCCGCGATGACCCCGCCGTTCGACTTCTTCGCCCGATATCCACCGTAGGGAGCGAAAGCGGGCGGCGCGAAACGCGGACCGTAAGGAAGCTGCGGCGGGCCGACGGCACCGGGCCGGAACGGGACCGGCGCGCCGACCTGCGGCGGCGGCAGCGGGGCCGCGCCCGGCGGGGGCAGCGGCATCCCGCCGCTCGGCGGACCCGGCCGGAACGGCGGTGGGACCGGCGTCGGCTGCGAGATCGGCGGCGGCATCGGCGGCCGCCCGGCACCAGGAGGGCGGCCGGGCGGCAGCTGACCGCCGGGGCCCGGCCGGTTCGGCGGCGGCACCGGAGGCCCGCCACGCGGCGGCAGCGGACGTGCCCCCGGCGGCGGGAGCGGACGGCCACCCTGCGGTGGCCGGGGCGGCCCCGGCGGTCCGGGTTGCCCCGGAGGTGGCGGAGTCGGCCGGCGCCGCGGATCAGGCGGGCCGGGCGGCTGCTGGTTCATCGAGTGGATCCCCCATGCGGTTCGGCAACGCCGTTCGCCCAGGTGGCGGATTCGGCGTTTCGGCGGTCAGCATAGATCGGCTGCCCTAGAGTGTGTGGCTGTGTTGACGAAATGGGGGACGGCGATCGTGGCCGTCGCGGCGAGCTCGGCCTTGATGGCCCCGCCGTCGGATACGAACGTGCCGGAGGCGCCCGAAGCGGGCCCTTCGCTGACGAACGCGCCGCAGCTGCCGAAGCCGCCGCCACTCGGCGCGCGCGGCCAGCTCGGGCTGCTCCAGCCGCCGAGCGGCGCCTCCGCGAACGTCGCGGTGAAGGTGGAACGCGACGGTTCGGTGTCGATCACCGAGCAGGTGACCGTCCCCGGTGGACAGCATCTGGTGCGCCGGATCCCGTTGAAGGTTCCCGCCGGTGAGGAGCAGGACCGCGTCTACGGGGTCCGCGACGTCGTGGTCGAGGGCGCGGGCAAGACCGAGTCGAACGGCGAGCAGCTGGTCGCCACCTTCGACGGCGGCGCGTCCACCCTCAAGTACAAAGTGGACGGGGCGGTCGCCGACGTCAACGGCGCGCAGCAGGTGCGCTGGCAGGTCGCGAGCGGCTGGGACGGCGAACTGTCCCGTGTGTCCGCTTCGTTCAGCGCGCCGACGCGCGAAATGCCCACAGTGGACTGTTTCGCCGGGCCGCTCGGTTCGGACAGGCAGTGTTCGCTCGCGGAGACCGACCACAGCGGTGTCGTCCGGATCGAGCAGGACAAGCTCGCGGCGGGCGAGCGGGTCGATCTCGCCGTCGGGCTCCCGGCGGGCACCGTTCCCGCGAACGCGCGGTTCGAGCAGATCGCCTCGGTCGGCGGCGCGTTCGCCCTCACCACCCTCACCGGGATCGGTTTCGGGGCGCTGGCGCTGTTCCTGATCCTCGGCGCGCTCGCCATCTGGCTGCTGCGCCGCCGTGACAAGGGCGCGCTCACCGCGGGCACAGGCCCCGTCGACGTCTTGATGCGAGAAGGCGACAGGGTCTCCTTCGCCTCGCCCGACGGCGTCCTGCCGGGACAGGTCGGCACGGTCGTCGACGAGACGGTCGACGTCGTGGACGTCAGCGGCACGGTGGTCGACCTCGCGGTCCGCAACTACCTGTGGCTCGCCGAGGTCCGCGGCAACGGTGTCGTCGATTGGCAGATCGCCCGCCGTAACGCGCCGGACGAGCACCTCGTCGCCTTCGAACGCGAGATCTACACCGCGATCCTGCCCGAGGGCACCGATTCCGTGCTGCTGTCGGAACTCCGCGGCCGCGGCACCGTCGATCTCCGCGTCGCAGGCGAGGCGATGTACGCGGACGTGGTGCGCAAGGGCTGGTTCTCCCGCCGTCCGGACAAGGGCCGGAACAAGCTCACCCTGGCGGGCATCGGCCTGGTCGCGCTCGGCCTCGTGGGCACCGTGGTCCTGACGTTCACCGCCGGGCACGCGCTGCTCGGCGTCGCGGTCGCGCTCGCCGGCGTCGCCACGCTGCTGGGCGCTTCGTGGGTGCCGCCGCGCACTTCGCGCGGCAGGCGCCTGGTCGGCCAGGTGCGCGGGCTGCTCGAATACCTGCACACCGTCAAGGTCGACGCGATTCCGTTGGCGGACCGGGAAATGGTGTTCTCCCGGTCGCTGCCGTACGCCATCGTGCTCGGTGACACCGAAAACTGGCTCCGGACCTTCGAGGGGCTCGACCCGTCGGCGGACGGCTCGGCCGGGCTGTACTGGTTCGGCGGTCTCGAGGGCGACCGGGATCTGCGCCGGTTCGCCGCGCATCTGCCGTCGTTCCTGTCCGCTTTGGACGGTCTGCTCGCCGAATCCGGGCATCTGCGTTCGATCCGCCCGGAACCGGTCCCCGCCTGACGTGAAGATCTTCTTG
This window encodes:
- a CDS encoding stage II sporulation protein M; translated protein: MDVDVFVAAHQAEWNRLRDLVGRAGKLSGPDADELVTLYQRVATHLSIIRSVAPDPVLVAHLSGLVAKARSAVTGSHSPAWREVGLFFTRRFPAALYLSRRWWLASAAASIVVMAVAAVWIAGDPQVLASLASPEEFKDLTAPGGKYETYYSSDPAGSFAARVWTNNAWVAATCLFLGVVLGVPVIYALWANSLNLAIGAALMSSAGRLDVFFGLILPHGLLELTAVFVAAGTGLKLGWTVIDPGRRSRTAALGEQGRSVVVMALGLTVVLLISGVIEGFVTPSGLPTWARIGIGVVAEVAFLLYVFVVGRRAAKAGEVGDVDWRYAGDSRPEAG
- a CDS encoding RDD family protein, whose protein sequence is MEQESDLVTGEAVVLDVRAAKLASRGLAMMIDVVLQLISLFVAVLVLSQVAAFGDEALALTLFLVTLVLIMVGYPVIFETLSRGRTLGKMALGLRVVRTDGGPVRFRHALVRGLAGFFIDFWALGLLGVVAVVTSLLSPNGRRVGDYLAGTLVIRERMPAARTPYVGMPPQLAYWASQLDLTRLPNDLALAVRQYLSRTSELRPEAAEALGYGLAQQVAATVGAPVPPGVPAWAYLSAVLAERRRRDQAKLQSAVQYAPPAAVPGAHYAPPAQPYPQPPAPAPVTQPPPEPENPFAPPG
- a CDS encoding neutral zinc metallopeptidase — protein: MPPPNRPGPGGQLPPGRPPGAGRPPMPPPISQPTPVPPPFRPGPPSGGMPLPPPGAAPLPPPQVGAPVPFRPGAVGPPQLPYGPRFAPPAFAPYGGYRAKKSNGGVIAAVAIVAVMALMGGLVMVLAIANSRPTHVADAGYSSYPTSPTSSSSSDYTTTTTAGDTSTTSTRSRDSTASRETSAGSTRETSASRAPSGPQPQHKLADNPLWLDSKVGLPNQACNLSRWATNPNASAAFFESARPCLDSVWQQVMSYTNLPFRVPTVKYPSGKNWSSPCGDASGGTVAAFYCSQNETLYMPYEGLQPDQYGNRPGVYLAVFAHEYAHHIQALSGISQAYWDARYDAGTDSAAGLEMSRRNELSAQCLSGTFLGSTVGRGGSVDQAMYRDAWGSQDRGDHNGGPRDHGTDAHAISWWQHGAQKNRMFECNTWAAKPSDVS
- a CDS encoding DUF2207 domain-containing protein; the protein is MLTKWGTAIVAVAASSALMAPPSDTNVPEAPEAGPSLTNAPQLPKPPPLGARGQLGLLQPPSGASANVAVKVERDGSVSITEQVTVPGGQHLVRRIPLKVPAGEEQDRVYGVRDVVVEGAGKTESNGEQLVATFDGGASTLKYKVDGAVADVNGAQQVRWQVASGWDGELSRVSASFSAPTREMPTVDCFAGPLGSDRQCSLAETDHSGVVRIEQDKLAAGERVDLAVGLPAGTVPANARFEQIASVGGAFALTTLTGIGFGALALFLILGALAIWLLRRRDKGALTAGTGPVDVLMREGDRVSFASPDGVLPGQVGTVVDETVDVVDVSGTVVDLAVRNYLWLAEVRGNGVVDWQIARRNAPDEHLVAFEREIYTAILPEGTDSVLLSELRGRGTVDLRVAGEAMYADVVRKGWFSRRPDKGRNKLTLAGIGLVALGLVGTVVLTFTAGHALLGVAVALAGVATLLGASWVPPRTSRGRRLVGQVRGLLEYLHTVKVDAIPLADREMVFSRSLPYAIVLGDTENWLRTFEGLDPSADGSAGLYWFGGLEGDRDLRRFAAHLPSFLSALDGLLAESGHLRSIRPEPVPA